A genome region from Candidatus Eisenbacteria bacterium includes the following:
- a CDS encoding tripartite tricarboxylate transporter TctB family protein — protein MKLEFRNNKDFWAGMMLIGIGAAAIFIARDYRFGSTLRMGPGYFPSVLGGILILFGIYVMAMGLRRNEKIKGRWSIRALIVLPLSIVLFGVLMKHAGLIPALAVLIFGSAAAGREFKFVEVLLLTLVLTGFSVAVFVWGLGLPYPLIKGL, from the coding sequence ATGAAACTGGAGTTTCGGAACAACAAGGATTTCTGGGCCGGCATGATGTTGATCGGGATCGGCGCCGCGGCGATCTTCATCGCCCGGGATTACCGGTTCGGCAGCACGCTGCGCATGGGACCCGGTTACTTCCCGAGCGTTCTGGGAGGGATTCTCATCCTCTTCGGCATCTACGTCATGGCCATGGGGCTTCGCAGAAACGAGAAGATCAAAGGCAGATGGTCGATCCGGGCACTGATCGTGCTGCCCCTTTCCATCGTCCTGTTCGGCGTCCTGATGAAGCATGCGGGCCTCATACCGGCGCTGGCGGTCCTGATCTTTGGGTCAGCGGCCGCGGGCAGGGAGTTCAAGTTCGTCGAGGTTCTCCTGCTTACCTTGGTCCTGACAGGATTCTCGGTGGCGGTGTTCGTCTGGGGCCTCGGCCTGCCGTACCCCCTGATCAAGGGATTGTAA
- a CDS encoding tripartite tricarboxylate transporter permease has product MDLFNNLIFGFSVALSIQNLLYCFIGCMVGTLIGVLPGIGPMATIAMLLPLTFNVSPVPAMIMLAGIYYGAMYGGSTTSILVNLPGETASVVTCIDGYQMARQGRAGPALAIAAIGSFFAGCVCTLLIAMFGPPIAEFALKFGSPEYFSLMLMGLVAAAVLAHGDMIKSLAMVVLGLLLGIVGADVNSGVKRFTFGFFELSDGIGVVIIAVGVFAVGEIVSNLGDPEEREVFTSKVKNLFPTKEDLKQSFGAIIRGTGVGAFFGVLPGTTPSIASFSSYMLEKKVAKDPSRFGHGAIQGVAGPESANNADAQCKFIPMLTLGIPASGTMALMLGALMIHGITPGPQVMTQKPDLFWGLIASMWVGNLMLVVLNLPLVGMWVSLLKVPYRMLFPAIMVFCAIGIYSVNNSSFEIYLMVIFGILGIVWRMLECSPVPMMLGFVLGPMVEENLRRALQVSRGDLSVFVTRPISLAFIIVTVLILIVMALPAVQKRREKITD; this is encoded by the coding sequence ATGGATCTATTCAATAACCTGATCTTCGGGTTCAGCGTCGCGCTCTCGATACAAAACCTGCTTTACTGCTTCATCGGTTGTATGGTGGGCACTCTGATCGGCGTGCTGCCCGGGATCGGGCCAATGGCAACGATCGCAATGCTGTTGCCGCTCACCTTCAACGTCTCGCCGGTCCCGGCAATGATCATGCTGGCTGGTATCTACTATGGCGCTATGTACGGCGGCTCAACCACATCCATCCTGGTCAACCTTCCGGGCGAGACCGCGTCGGTGGTGACTTGTATCGACGGGTACCAGATGGCCCGTCAAGGTCGCGCCGGGCCGGCGCTCGCAATCGCGGCCATCGGCTCGTTCTTCGCCGGCTGTGTGTGCACCCTGCTGATTGCGATGTTCGGCCCGCCGATCGCCGAGTTCGCGCTGAAGTTCGGTTCGCCGGAATACTTCTCGCTGATGCTGATGGGCCTGGTCGCCGCAGCCGTGCTTGCCCATGGCGACATGATCAAGTCACTTGCCATGGTGGTGTTGGGCCTGCTGCTCGGCATCGTGGGCGCTGACGTCAATTCCGGCGTAAAGCGCTTCACCTTCGGCTTCTTCGAGCTGTCGGACGGCATCGGTGTGGTGATCATTGCCGTGGGGGTGTTTGCGGTGGGCGAAATCGTAAGCAACCTTGGCGATCCGGAAGAGCGAGAGGTCTTCACCTCCAAGGTGAAAAACCTCTTCCCCACGAAGGAGGACCTGAAGCAGTCCTTCGGCGCGATCATCAGGGGAACAGGGGTCGGGGCGTTCTTCGGTGTGCTGCCTGGCACCACACCCTCGATTGCCTCGTTCTCGTCCTACATGCTCGAGAAGAAGGTCGCCAAGGACCCATCACGTTTCGGTCACGGCGCGATCCAGGGCGTAGCAGGACCCGAGTCCGCCAACAATGCGGACGCGCAGTGCAAGTTCATCCCGATGCTCACGCTGGGGATTCCGGCGAGCGGGACGATGGCGTTGATGCTCGGCGCGCTCATGATTCACGGCATCACGCCAGGTCCGCAGGTGATGACCCAGAAACCCGATCTCTTCTGGGGGTTGATCGCAAGCATGTGGGTCGGCAACCTGATGCTCGTCGTGCTCAACCTGCCGCTGGTTGGCATGTGGGTGAGCCTCCTCAAGGTGCCCTATCGCATGCTCTTCCCCGCCATCATGGTGTTCTGCGCCATCGGCATCTACAGCGTGAACAACAGCTCGTTCGAGATCTACCTCATGGTGATCTTCGGCATCCTCGGCATCGTCTGGAGGATGCTCGAGTGCAGCCCGGTGCCGATGATGCTCGGGTTCGTGCTGGGACCAATGGTGGAGGAAAATCTACGGCGGGCGCTCCAGGTCTCGAGAGGCGATCTCTCGGTGTTCGTCACGCGGCCGATCAGCCTTGCATTTATCATCGTCACGGTCCTGATCCTGATTGTGATGGCGTTGCCGGCCGTGCAGAAACGGCGGGAAAAAATTACCGACTGA